The Halosimplex litoreum genome has a window encoding:
- a CDS encoding prefoldin subunit beta, which yields MQGNLPPEAQEKLEELQDLQEKAQQVAAQKQQAETQLQEAQTALDELEDIDEDAGMYRRVGELLVQTEYDEANDDLDEKVDSLEVRVETLEKQEERVQEQFEELQTELQNMLQGGGMGGPGGPGAGGA from the coding sequence ATGCAGGGTAATCTGCCGCCTGAAGCACAGGAGAAACTCGAGGAACTGCAGGATCTGCAGGAGAAGGCCCAGCAGGTCGCCGCGCAGAAACAGCAGGCCGAGACACAGCTCCAGGAGGCCCAGACGGCCCTCGACGAGCTCGAGGACATCGACGAGGATGCGGGCATGTACCGCCGCGTCGGTGAGCTGCTCGTCCAGACCGAGTACGACGAGGCCAACGACGACCTCGACGAGAAGGTCGACAGCCTCGAAGTGCGCGTCGAGACGCTGGAAAAGCAGGAAGAGCGCGTCCAGGAGCAGTTCGAGGAACTCCAGACGGAGCTCCAGAACATGCTTCAGGGCGGCGGCATGGGCGGTCCGGGCGGTCCGGGCGCCGGCGGCGCGTAG
- a CDS encoding bacterio-opsin activator domain-containing protein → MYAERPNAFSKRELSGFETLGEAVGFALAAAQYRRLLESDSVLELEFEVRGETPLFAASREHDCRFEIDHAVRTGDDRVVSYLTVEGADPAVGAAAARELSNAEDIRELDHEDGPHLEMTLTDSVFRYLADAGARGKRGIVEDGVGHMLVEAPADLDVRRVTEAMDARFPDVSLAAKRERHRTDAPWWPGHGDVGARLTDRQRAVLKTAYYNGYYEWPRDADSETLAESLDIASTTFLQHLRKGHRRVLEAMFDSQ, encoded by the coding sequence GTGTACGCCGAGCGTCCGAACGCCTTCAGCAAGCGGGAGCTGTCGGGCTTCGAAACGCTCGGCGAGGCGGTCGGCTTCGCCCTGGCGGCGGCCCAGTACCGGCGGCTCCTCGAGTCGGACTCCGTCCTCGAACTGGAGTTCGAGGTCCGCGGCGAGACGCCGCTGTTCGCGGCCAGCCGCGAGCACGACTGCCGGTTCGAGATCGACCACGCGGTCCGGACCGGCGACGACCGCGTCGTCAGCTACCTCACCGTCGAGGGGGCCGACCCGGCGGTCGGTGCGGCGGCCGCCCGCGAGCTGTCCAACGCCGAGGACATCCGCGAACTCGACCACGAGGACGGTCCACACCTCGAGATGACGCTGACCGACTCCGTCTTCCGGTACCTCGCCGACGCCGGCGCGCGCGGCAAGCGCGGCATCGTCGAGGACGGCGTCGGTCACATGCTCGTCGAGGCCCCGGCGGATCTGGACGTACGGCGGGTCACCGAGGCGATGGACGCGCGGTTCCCCGACGTGAGCCTGGCCGCCAAACGCGAGCGCCACCGAACCGATGCCCCCTGGTGGCCAGGCCACGGTGACGTCGGCGCCAGGCTGACCGACCGCCAGCGGGCGGTCCTCAAGACCGCCTACTACAACGGCTACTACGAGTGGCCCCGCGACGCGGACTCCGAGACGCTCGCCGAGTCGCTCGACATCGCTTCGACGACGTTCCTCCAGCACCTGCGCAAGGGACACCGCCGGGTCCTCGAAGCGATGTTCGACTCCCAGTGA
- a CDS encoding winged helix-turn-helix transcriptional regulator, whose protein sequence is MAREGDVDESKRATLRRFAALGATSPLVGFAKESDSDAPDALVGYVAATPGAHFSKIRDDLQLGTGETQHHLRRLERDGAVESREDGEYRRYFPAGRFSEFERVALGYLRRETPRGMVIALLRDPEASGTALAERLGVSAPTVSKYASQLEEAGLLSREDGYRLERPEALLLLLVQHADSFGPEAAELAADADDIVSYDP, encoded by the coding sequence ATGGCGCGAGAGGGGGACGTCGACGAGAGCAAGCGAGCGACGCTCCGTCGCTTCGCTGCGCTGGGGGCGACCAGTCCGCTCGTCGGATTCGCGAAGGAGAGCGACAGCGACGCGCCCGACGCACTTGTCGGGTACGTCGCCGCGACACCCGGCGCACACTTCTCGAAGATCCGTGACGACTTGCAACTGGGTACGGGGGAGACCCAGCACCACCTTCGTCGGCTGGAACGGGACGGCGCCGTCGAGAGCCGCGAGGACGGCGAGTACCGACGGTACTTTCCCGCCGGCCGCTTCTCCGAATTCGAACGGGTAGCGCTGGGGTACCTCCGGCGCGAGACGCCGCGCGGGATGGTCATCGCGCTCCTGCGCGACCCCGAGGCGTCGGGGACCGCTCTCGCCGAACGGCTGGGCGTCTCCGCGCCCACCGTCAGCAAGTACGCCAGCCAGCTGGAGGAGGCCGGCCTGCTCTCCCGCGAGGACGGCTACCGGCTCGAACGCCCGGAGGCGCTGCTCCTGTTGCTCGTCCAGCACGCCGACTCCTTCGGCCCGGAGGCCGCCGAGCTAGCCGCCGACGCCGACGATATCGTCTCCTACGACCCCTGA
- a CDS encoding KEOPS complex subunit Pcc1, producing MDHEAVFDCDYPDAERARRVERAVAVEVGDIEGDRTTASLERDGATLTVTVRAADLVALRAGCNTWLSLVSVAEDCGAARGAE from the coding sequence GTGGACCACGAGGCCGTTTTCGACTGTGACTATCCCGACGCCGAGCGCGCCCGCCGCGTCGAGCGGGCCGTCGCCGTCGAAGTCGGGGACATCGAGGGCGACCGCACCACCGCTAGCCTCGAACGCGACGGCGCGACGCTAACAGTGACGGTGCGCGCCGCCGACCTGGTGGCGCTGCGGGCCGGCTGTAACACCTGGCTGTCGCTGGTGTCGGTCGCCGAGGACTGCGGCGCTGCTCGCGGTGCGGAGTGA
- a CDS encoding DUF7344 domain-containing protein, whose translation MSERSGSTDGGRGRTKPAVDDLEGDRPFIDTVFEALSDWRRREVCQFFMEGDVSTATVDELAMLLAASEPVGLGEPRGRSHDEFATELVETHLPRLDAAGVVDYDDRSDTVRYWGQPTVEKWLDHVTEVDGRSN comes from the coding sequence ATGAGTGAACGGAGCGGGTCAACTGACGGAGGACGCGGTCGCACGAAGCCTGCGGTCGACGACCTGGAGGGGGATCGGCCGTTCATCGACACGGTGTTCGAAGCGCTCTCGGACTGGCGGCGCCGCGAGGTGTGTCAGTTCTTCATGGAGGGCGACGTGAGCACGGCGACGGTGGACGAACTAGCGATGCTGCTCGCGGCCAGCGAGCCGGTGGGACTGGGGGAGCCCCGTGGACGCAGCCACGACGAGTTCGCGACCGAACTCGTGGAGACACATCTCCCGCGGCTCGACGCGGCGGGCGTCGTCGACTACGACGACCGCTCGGACACGGTCCGCTACTGGGGCCAGCCGACCGTCGAGAAGTGGCTCGACCACGTCACCGAAGTCGACGGTCGAAGCAACTGA
- a CDS encoding DUF7123 family protein yields the protein MSATTASATGERRTLTEKQHRILEYLRDNADTQTYFKSRLIGDELDLSAKEVGSNMTTIQNSDTDLDVEKWGYSSSTTWKVTA from the coding sequence ATGAGCGCGACCACCGCGAGCGCGACGGGCGAACGACGCACCCTCACCGAGAAGCAGCACCGGATCCTGGAGTACCTCCGGGACAACGCCGATACCCAGACGTACTTCAAATCGCGGCTCATCGGCGACGAACTCGACCTGTCGGCCAAGGAGGTCGGGTCGAACATGACCACCATCCAGAACAGCGACACCGACCTCGACGTGGAGAAGTGGGGCTACTCCTCGTCGACCACCTGGAAGGTCACCGCCTGA
- a CDS encoding SPFH domain-containing protein, whose product MIPVPVLQSLGGALPIVAVILLLLAVVMVYQMVEIVNAYEKRALTVFGEYRKLLEPGINFVPPFVSKTYAFDMRTQTLDVPRQEAITRDNSPVTADAVVYIKVMDAKKAFLEVDNYKKAVSNLAQTTLRAVLGDMELDDTLNKRQEINAKIRKELDEPTDEWGIRVESVEVREVNPSKDVQQAMEQQTSAERKRRAMILEAQGERRSAIEQAQGEKQSDIVRAQGKKQSQILEAQGDAISTVLRAKSAESMGERAIIDKGMETLENIGQGESTTFVMPQELTSLVGRYGKHLSGSDVNDMANVDGESELDSLDFDAETRELIGLDDIEEILGQIDQEAEVDVEEMEQEAQAIKEGKDATNIRDPDEVIEEMDSEMDPSGSPVGGPGGNGSGDASASSADTEREPETETE is encoded by the coding sequence ATGATCCCCGTACCAGTGTTGCAGAGCCTCGGAGGAGCCCTTCCGATCGTAGCGGTGATCCTGTTGCTGCTCGCGGTCGTGATGGTGTACCAGATGGTGGAGATCGTCAACGCCTACGAGAAGCGGGCGCTGACGGTCTTCGGCGAGTACCGGAAACTGCTCGAACCCGGTATCAACTTCGTGCCGCCGTTCGTCTCGAAGACCTACGCCTTCGACATGCGGACCCAGACCCTGGACGTGCCCCGTCAAGAAGCGATCACCCGCGACAACTCGCCGGTGACCGCCGACGCCGTCGTCTACATCAAGGTCATGGACGCCAAGAAGGCCTTTCTCGAAGTGGACAACTACAAGAAGGCCGTCTCGAACCTCGCCCAGACGACGCTGCGGGCCGTGCTGGGCGACATGGAACTCGACGACACGCTCAACAAGCGCCAGGAGATCAACGCGAAGATCCGCAAGGAACTCGACGAGCCTACCGACGAGTGGGGCATCCGCGTCGAGAGCGTCGAGGTCCGCGAGGTCAACCCCTCGAAGGACGTCCAGCAGGCCATGGAGCAACAGACCTCCGCGGAGCGCAAACGCCGCGCCATGATCCTCGAAGCGCAGGGTGAACGGCGCTCTGCCATCGAGCAGGCCCAGGGTGAGAAGCAGTCCGACATCGTCCGCGCCCAGGGGAAGAAGCAATCGCAGATCCTCGAAGCGCAGGGTGACGCGATTTCGACCGTGCTGCGGGCGAAATCTGCCGAGTCGATGGGCGAGCGCGCCATCATCGACAAGGGGATGGAGACCCTCGAAAACATCGGTCAGGGCGAGTCGACGACGTTCGTCATGCCCCAGGAGCTCACCTCGCTGGTGGGTCGCTACGGCAAGCACCTCTCGGGCAGCGACGTCAACGACATGGCGAACGTCGACGGCGAGAGCGAGCTCGACTCACTCGACTTCGACGCCGAGACGCGCGAACTCATCGGCCTCGACGACATCGAGGAAATCCTCGGCCAGATCGACCAGGAGGCCGAGGTCGACGTCGAGGAGATGGAACAGGAGGCCCAGGCGATCAAGGAGGGCAAAGACGCGACGAACATCCGCGACCCCGACGAGGTCATCGAGGAGATGGACTCCGAGATGGACCCTTCGGGGAGCCCGGTGGGCGGTCCCGGCGGTAACGGGAGCGGCGATGCCAGCGCCAGCAGCGCCGACACCGAGCGCGAACCGGAGACCGAGACCGAGTAA
- a CDS encoding DUF7410 domain-containing protein produces MPADEEPAATCPHCGHPFRSEHARDLHVGERHDPTPAERERYEAALETERDDLWLFHAKAVVALGVTYAATVILYMVVLGSFF; encoded by the coding sequence GTGCCGGCCGACGAAGAGCCCGCGGCGACCTGTCCCCACTGCGGGCACCCGTTCCGGAGCGAACACGCGCGGGACCTCCACGTCGGCGAGCGCCACGATCCGACGCCGGCCGAGCGGGAACGCTACGAGGCCGCCCTGGAGACCGAACGCGACGACCTGTGGCTGTTCCACGCCAAGGCCGTCGTCGCGCTGGGAGTCACCTACGCCGCGACCGTGATCCTCTACATGGTCGTCCTCGGGAGCTTCTTCTGA
- a CDS encoding DUF2103 domain-containing protein, with amino-acid sequence MECRRCGSSLERPGDYCLVCRSDNADAVVLELDRDRARVTTLSDEEVAGVREVTTTPEDGEETGVIELRNFAGLVADEVRRKRPEEVYATGDREVLRAVRGQLHHDFYRVGDDEDPVESVLSRRGEAPLEVVETPPREKIGGSHSTLVGGRAGQRAIQTVAGHPHVKKIIPGPIDAGGSGSRSGVRAKATRAGENGNVRLLIRDGSSVQENRVVTTARERDLGEVVREDLNEALREADLQD; translated from the coding sequence ATGGAGTGTCGGCGCTGTGGCTCGTCGCTGGAGCGACCGGGCGACTACTGCCTGGTCTGTCGCTCCGACAACGCCGACGCCGTCGTGCTGGAACTCGACCGCGACCGCGCCCGCGTGACGACCCTCTCCGACGAGGAGGTCGCCGGCGTCCGCGAGGTGACGACCACGCCCGAGGACGGCGAGGAGACGGGCGTGATCGAACTGCGGAACTTCGCCGGCCTCGTCGCCGACGAGGTGCGACGCAAGCGCCCCGAGGAGGTGTACGCGACCGGCGACCGAGAGGTGCTGCGGGCGGTGCGGGGCCAGCTACACCACGACTTCTACCGGGTCGGCGACGACGAGGACCCCGTCGAGTCCGTCCTCTCGCGGCGGGGTGAGGCGCCGCTGGAGGTCGTCGAGACGCCGCCCCGCGAGAAGATCGGCGGGTCACACTCGACGCTCGTCGGCGGGCGGGCGGGCCAGCGCGCCATCCAGACCGTCGCCGGTCACCCCCACGTCAAGAAGATCATCCCCGGTCCCATCGACGCCGGCGGCTCGGGCTCCCGCTCGGGCGTCCGCGCGAAGGCCACCCGCGCCGGCGAGAACGGCAACGTCCGCTTGCTCATCCGCGACGGGTCCTCCGTCCAGGAGAACCGCGTCGTGACGACGGCCCGCGAGCGCGACCTCGGCGAAGTGGTCCGGGAGGACCTGAACGAGGCGCTGCGGGAAGCGGACTTGCAGGACTGA
- a CDS encoding DNA-directed RNA polymerase subunit P, whose product MSYKCSRCKRDVELDEYGGVRCPYCGHRVLLKERSRDIKEVDVK is encoded by the coding sequence ATGAGCTACAAGTGTTCCCGCTGTAAGCGCGACGTCGAACTGGACGAGTACGGTGGCGTCCGCTGTCCGTACTGCGGCCACCGCGTGCTCCTGAAAGAGCGCAGCCGCGACATCAAAGAAGTCGACGTCAAGTAG
- a CDS encoding DUF3194 domain-containing protein: MPTDDAAADGGADAASDDPSDEEVVETAAEAADRVVFSRFDRSAVDDLDVTVTFEDGILEVDVYLNAPDASGDPDRVADDAALAARGAVDDLFA; the protein is encoded by the coding sequence ATGCCGACCGACGACGCGGCGGCCGACGGGGGCGCCGACGCCGCGTCCGACGACCCATCCGACGAGGAAGTCGTCGAGACCGCGGCCGAGGCCGCCGATCGCGTCGTCTTCTCGCGATTCGACCGGTCGGCGGTCGACGACCTCGACGTGACCGTCACGTTCGAGGACGGGATCCTGGAGGTCGACGTGTATCTCAACGCGCCCGACGCGTCGGGCGACCCCGACCGCGTCGCCGACGACGCCGCCCTCGCCGCGCGCGGCGCCGTCGACGACCTGTTCGCGTAG
- a CDS encoding TRAM domain-containing protein, protein MEISDKLLCLFSADVSDDGDRYVVEVPKREIETGGVEPGETYRVALISSEVDRTEDTDEDDVPSEPQPPVEPGEIRYVEIEDIGKQGDGIARVERGYVIIVPGADVGERVKVEVTEVKSNFAVGEIIDEDL, encoded by the coding sequence GTGGAAATCTCAGATAAGCTGCTGTGTCTGTTCAGTGCGGACGTGTCGGACGACGGCGACCGGTACGTCGTAGAGGTGCCGAAACGGGAGATCGAGACGGGTGGGGTCGAGCCGGGGGAGACCTACCGCGTCGCGCTCATCTCCTCGGAGGTGGACCGAACCGAAGACACGGACGAGGACGACGTCCCCTCGGAACCCCAGCCGCCGGTCGAGCCCGGCGAGATCCGCTACGTCGAGATCGAGGACATCGGCAAACAGGGCGACGGCATCGCGCGCGTCGAGCGCGGGTACGTCATCATCGTCCCCGGTGCCGACGTGGGCGAGCGCGTCAAGGTCGAAGTCACCGAAGTCAAGTCCAACTTCGCCGTCGGCGAGATCATCGACGAAGACCTGTGA
- a CDS encoding MBL fold metallo-hydrolase — MQVTRAGVDVETRAPTGQTNVYVLGSDPALIVDPATRSDELDALAAERGVGHVAVTHHHPDHVGAVADYADAHDATVWARTGRADAFEAATGVGPDRTFAEGTTIETGDGAVRVVDTPGHAPEHVAFAATDGAESVLVGGDLAVAEGSVVVGAPGGDVRAYLTSLRRVYARSPDRLLPGHGPTVEGVAVRETAARLLAHRLDRERRIHEAVRDGAETVPDTTTAAYETDLSEVRDLAEATVRAHLEKLAVEGSVRWDGERAAPAE; from the coding sequence ATGCAGGTCACGCGAGCCGGCGTCGACGTCGAGACGCGCGCACCGACGGGCCAGACGAACGTCTACGTGCTCGGCTCTGACCCGGCACTCATCGTCGACCCCGCCACACGGAGCGACGAACTCGACGCCCTCGCGGCCGAACGCGGTGTCGGTCACGTCGCGGTCACGCACCACCACCCAGACCACGTCGGTGCGGTCGCCGACTACGCCGACGCCCACGACGCGACCGTCTGGGCGCGAACCGGCCGCGCGGACGCCTTCGAGGCCGCGACAGGGGTCGGACCGGACCGGACGTTCGCCGAGGGGACGACGATCGAGACGGGTGACGGCGCAGTCCGCGTCGTCGACACGCCGGGACACGCGCCCGAACACGTCGCGTTCGCGGCCACCGATGGCGCCGAGTCGGTCCTCGTCGGCGGTGACCTCGCCGTCGCCGAGGGAAGCGTCGTCGTCGGCGCACCCGGGGGTGACGTGCGCGCCTATCTCACCTCGCTCCGGCGCGTCTACGCGCGCAGTCCCGACCGTCTCCTGCCTGGACACGGTCCGACGGTCGAAGGGGTGGCCGTCCGCGAGACCGCCGCGCGGCTGCTCGCCCACCGACTCGACCGGGAGCGCCGGATCCACGAGGCCGTCCGGGACGGCGCGGAGACCGTCCCGGACACCACGACCGCCGCCTACGAGACGGATCTCTCGGAGGTCCGCGACCTCGCCGAGGCGACCGTCCGCGCCCACCTCGAGAAGCTCGCGGTCGAGGGGTCGGTCCGGTGGGACGGCGAGCGAGCGGCGCCCGCGGAGTGA
- a CDS encoding nucleoside hydrolase produces the protein MTDPDGYLGDEDRRAVAGRATADDPVPVVLATDIGTDVDDTWALAQLLRTPQLDCRLVLTETGDPTYRASVAAKLLERADRTDVPIGLGPDGREMDAAERNQAPWVDEYDLDGYPGTVRDGGVEAFTEVVNRADDPVTVVSIGPTPTLATVVERHPEIARECRFVGMHGSFYEGYDGGEPDAETNVRVDPPAFRTVLAAPWRDVLLTPLDTCGHVTLDGGRYHRVWSATDDPLVRGVVENNCVFATRVSWMPYDDFTRRSSTLFDCVAVYLAHDESLVETESLRFDVTDDGVTEPSSDGEFEARVALEWGDRDAFEASLAERLLTR, from the coding sequence ATGACAGATCCCGACGGCTACCTCGGCGACGAGGACCGACGCGCTGTCGCGGGCCGGGCGACCGCGGACGACCCGGTGCCGGTCGTGCTCGCGACGGACATCGGCACCGACGTGGACGACACGTGGGCGCTCGCACAGCTCCTGCGGACGCCCCAGCTCGACTGTCGACTCGTGTTGACCGAGACCGGCGACCCGACCTATCGCGCCAGCGTCGCCGCGAAACTGCTGGAGCGAGCCGACCGGACCGACGTGCCGATCGGTCTCGGCCCCGACGGCCGCGAGATGGACGCGGCCGAGCGAAATCAGGCGCCGTGGGTCGACGAGTACGACCTCGACGGCTATCCCGGGACCGTCCGCGACGGTGGCGTCGAGGCGTTCACCGAGGTAGTGAACCGGGCGGACGACCCCGTCACCGTCGTCTCCATCGGTCCGACGCCGACGCTCGCGACGGTCGTCGAGCGCCACCCCGAGATCGCACGGGAGTGTCGGTTCGTCGGGATGCACGGCAGTTTCTACGAGGGCTACGACGGCGGCGAGCCCGACGCCGAGACGAACGTCCGCGTCGACCCTCCGGCGTTCCGGACCGTCCTCGCGGCGCCCTGGCGCGACGTGCTCCTGACGCCGCTGGACACCTGCGGGCACGTGACTCTGGACGGCGGGCGCTACCACCGCGTCTGGTCGGCGACCGACGACCCGCTCGTCCGGGGCGTCGTCGAGAACAACTGCGTCTTCGCCACGCGCGTGTCGTGGATGCCCTACGACGACTTCACTCGTCGCTCCTCGACGCTGTTCGACTGTGTCGCCGTCTACCTGGCACACGACGAGTCGCTCGTCGAGACCGAGTCGCTGCGGTTCGACGTGACCGACGACGGAGTCACCGAGCCCAGTTCCGACGGGGAGTTCGAAGCCCGGGTCGCCCTCGAGTGGGGCGACCGTGACGCCTTCGAGGCGTCCCTGGCCGAGCGACTGCTGACGAGGTAG
- a CDS encoding YkgJ family cysteine cluster protein translates to MESLEAERERAEALDVAELADAIEAIGFECTRCGACCKAVDGCEGEDADEEKRADTGGEGHDHTATVFPDEVRELQATEDYDWRDVARPMPYGLVEGEDGPQGETFEWALQTDDCGDCTFYAEDDDGVGACTVHGDRPLVCRTYPFSVALGGTSQPMGEAVDEEGMVRAHECEGLGRDISREEAEELARALKERAIRELDEAVAVRDRYRPVERDSGEVVVFDSEGPKRPDGSRVE, encoded by the coding sequence ATGGAGAGTCTCGAAGCCGAGCGCGAGCGAGCCGAGGCGCTGGACGTGGCCGAGCTGGCCGACGCCATCGAGGCCATCGGCTTCGAGTGCACCCGCTGTGGCGCCTGCTGCAAAGCGGTCGACGGCTGCGAAGGTGAAGACGCGGACGAAGAGAAGAGAGCGGATACTGGCGGCGAGGGTCACGACCACACCGCGACCGTCTTCCCCGACGAAGTGCGGGAGTTACAGGCGACCGAGGACTACGACTGGCGGGACGTGGCGCGACCGATGCCCTACGGACTCGTGGAGGGCGAAGATGGGCCCCAGGGCGAGACGTTCGAGTGGGCGCTCCAGACGGACGACTGCGGCGACTGCACGTTCTACGCGGAGGACGACGACGGCGTCGGCGCCTGCACGGTCCACGGCGACCGCCCGCTGGTCTGTCGGACCTACCCGTTCAGCGTCGCGCTGGGCGGGACGAGCCAGCCGATGGGTGAGGCCGTCGACGAGGAAGGGATGGTCCGCGCCCACGAGTGCGAGGGACTCGGTCGAGACATCTCTCGCGAGGAGGCCGAGGAACTGGCGCGGGCGCTCAAGGAGCGAGCGATCCGAGAACTGGACGAGGCGGTCGCGGTTCGGGACAGGTATCGGCCGGTCGAGCGGGACTCCGGCGAGGTAGTCGTCTTCGATTCGGAGGGCCCGAAGCGACCGGACGGGTCACGGGTCGAGTGA
- the truD gene encoding tRNA pseudouridine(13) synthase TruD has product MREAHPVERAVGMDYYVSDAPGVGGHLRESPEDFRVTEVEAFDPDPLDADPGAYPNVLARVTLRSWDTNDFASELSDRLGISRERVSWAGTKDKHAVTTQLFSVEKADPEELRAVEIRDADIELLGRTGRPVLFGDLAGNAFGITVRGVEADAAEHADATTADLRAFANGDDATESEESDATTTADDPVTVGVPNFFGQQRFGSKRPVTHEVGLEILRGNWKGAVLAYVGNPAEREPESTREARAYVDETEDWAGALDRLPKRLGFERSMCHRLVERQAERGGGGERSDVDLGDEDYRAALEAVPSNLQRLFVNAAQSFAFNRMLSERLERGLPFHEPVAGDVVCFADSEAPEGVALPDTDRTQRVTEDRVSTVRRHCERGRAFVTAPLVGTETELADGEMGEIERAVLDALDLEPADFELPGEFESTGTRRAILVRTDLAVARGDDDALGFEFTLPKGSYATVVLREYLKCDPDAL; this is encoded by the coding sequence ATGCGCGAGGCACACCCCGTCGAGCGGGCGGTCGGGATGGACTACTACGTCAGCGACGCGCCCGGCGTGGGCGGCCACCTCCGCGAGTCGCCCGAGGACTTCCGAGTCACCGAGGTCGAGGCGTTCGACCCCGACCCGCTCGACGCCGACCCGGGCGCCTACCCGAACGTGCTCGCGCGGGTCACGCTGCGGAGCTGGGACACCAACGACTTCGCCTCGGAACTCTCAGACCGCCTCGGTATCTCCCGCGAACGGGTCTCCTGGGCGGGAACGAAGGACAAACACGCCGTCACGACGCAGCTGTTCTCCGTCGAGAAGGCCGACCCCGAGGAGCTGCGAGCGGTCGAGATCCGCGACGCAGATATCGAACTGCTCGGCCGGACCGGTCGCCCCGTCCTGTTCGGTGACTTGGCGGGCAACGCCTTCGGGATCACCGTTCGGGGAGTCGAAGCCGACGCCGCCGAGCACGCAGACGCGACCACCGCGGACCTGCGGGCGTTCGCGAACGGCGACGACGCGACGGAATCCGAGGAGTCGGACGCCACGACCACGGCCGACGACCCCGTGACCGTCGGCGTCCCCAACTTCTTCGGCCAGCAGCGCTTCGGCAGCAAGCGCCCGGTCACCCACGAGGTCGGCCTCGAAATCCTCCGCGGAAACTGGAAGGGCGCGGTGCTGGCCTACGTCGGCAACCCCGCCGAGCGCGAGCCCGAGTCGACGCGTGAGGCCCGGGCGTACGTCGACGAGACCGAAGACTGGGCAGGGGCGCTCGATAGGCTGCCGAAGCGACTGGGTTTCGAGCGGTCGATGTGTCATCGGCTCGTCGAGCGCCAGGCGGAGCGAGGGGGCGGGGGCGAGCGCAGTGACGTTGACCTCGGCGACGAGGACTACCGCGCAGCGCTCGAAGCGGTCCCTTCCAATCTCCAGCGGCTGTTCGTCAACGCCGCTCAGTCGTTCGCGTTCAACCGGATGCTCTCCGAGCGCCTGGAGCGGGGGCTCCCGTTCCACGAGCCCGTCGCCGGCGACGTGGTGTGTTTCGCCGATTCGGAGGCGCCCGAGGGCGTCGCGCTGCCGGACACCGACCGCACCCAGCGCGTGACAGAGGACCGGGTCTCGACGGTCCGCCGCCACTGCGAACGGGGCCGGGCGTTCGTCACCGCGCCGCTGGTCGGCACCGAGACGGAACTGGCCGACGGCGAGATGGGCGAGATCGAGCGCGCCGTGCTGGACGCCCTGGATCTGGAGCCCGCGGACTTCGAGCTCCCCGGCGAGTTCGAGTCGACCGGGACCCGACGGGCGATCCTCGTGCGGACGGATCTGGCCGTGGCTCGGGGCGACGACGACGCGCTCGGCTTCGAGTTCACGCTGCCCAAGGGCAGTTACGCCACGGTCGTGTTGCGCGAGTACCTGAAGTGCGACCCCGACGCCCTCTGA
- a CDS encoding 50S ribosomal protein L37ae encodes MAEQQGRTGSAGRFGARYGRVARRRVAEIEGEMNDDHECPSCGEDRVDRQGTGIWECGYCGHTFTGGAYSPTTPGGRTVTRSIRAALADDDE; translated from the coding sequence ATGGCTGAACAGCAGGGACGAACCGGGAGCGCGGGACGGTTCGGCGCGCGGTACGGCCGCGTCGCCCGCCGCCGCGTCGCCGAGATCGAGGGCGAGATGAACGACGACCACGAGTGCCCGAGCTGCGGCGAGGACCGCGTCGACCGCCAGGGAACCGGTATCTGGGAATGCGGCTACTGCGGTCACACCTTCACCGGTGGCGCGTACAGCCCGACGACCCCCGGCGGCCGGACGGTCACCCGGTCCATCCGCGCGGCGCTGGCCGACGACGACGAATGA